A genomic region of Chloroflexota bacterium contains the following coding sequences:
- a CDS encoding LLM class flavin-dependent oxidoreductase, whose product MEMGDVEIGIGLPAAIPGVNRAQLLGWARGADQRGFSTLGVIDRLVYPNIEPLSALTAAAAVTERIRLTTAILLAPLRANGALFAKQAASLQILSEGRLVLGLAAGARQDDFDASALDFHTRGRRFNALLEDIRRIWEGEARGFAGAIGPDLGRVGPPPILVGGTSDAAIRRAARYGTGWIAGGGGPEAFAASAQKVRDAWSSAGRDGPPRLAALAYFALGTDARAHADRYLKDYYAFGGPYAERVASSALVDDAKIRAAIAAFQEAGCDELILFPCNPDPSQVDLLAGIAL is encoded by the coding sequence ATGGAGATGGGTGACGTGGAGATCGGCATCGGACTCCCCGCGGCAATCCCCGGCGTGAATCGCGCACAGCTTCTCGGCTGGGCCAGGGGTGCGGACCAACGCGGGTTCTCTACCCTCGGCGTCATCGATCGGCTCGTCTATCCAAACATCGAGCCGCTTTCCGCCCTTACCGCGGCGGCAGCCGTGACCGAACGGATCCGATTGACCACGGCGATTCTTCTGGCGCCCCTCCGGGCAAACGGCGCGCTCTTCGCCAAGCAGGCCGCCTCGCTTCAGATCCTGTCTGAAGGGCGCCTGGTGCTCGGGCTCGCGGCGGGCGCGCGTCAGGACGATTTCGACGCCAGCGCGCTCGATTTCCATACGCGCGGCCGGCGGTTCAACGCGCTTCTGGAGGATATTCGGAGAATCTGGGAGGGCGAGGCGCGCGGGTTCGCGGGCGCCATCGGGCCGGACCTGGGCCGCGTCGGTCCGCCACCGATCCTCGTCGGCGGAACGTCGGACGCCGCCATTCGGCGGGCCGCCCGGTACGGCACCGGCTGGATCGCGGGCGGCGGCGGGCCAGAGGCATTCGCCGCAAGCGCGCAGAAGGTTCGCGACGCCTGGTCGAGCGCCGGACGGGATGGTCCGCCCCGCCTGGCGGCGCTTGCCTACTTTGCCCTCGGAACGGATGCCCGCGCCCACGCGGATCGCTATCTGAAAGATTACTATGCTTTCGGCGGTCCATACGCGGAGCGCGTCGCGAGCTCGGCCCTCGTAGACGACGCGAAGATTCGCGCCGCGATCGCGGCTTTTCAGGAGGCGGGCTGCGACGAGCTGATTCTTTTTCCGTGCAACCCCGATCCGAGCCAGGTTGACCTCCTCGCAGGCATCGCCCTGTAA